The Vitis riparia cultivar Riparia Gloire de Montpellier isolate 1030 chromosome 10, EGFV_Vit.rip_1.0, whole genome shotgun sequence genome includes a region encoding these proteins:
- the LOC117923099 gene encoding uncharacterized protein LOC117923099, with protein sequence METCRSLHYLVEKLIKEGHLKQYLRSDARVRDTPRNCDSETPRILIAPKAIINYIHGGPLDEEYDSKRKRQRLLRAASVRERVNSIRPGITGRGPRPIDGTIIFPLVDPTRILQPHRDAFILSLRMTDFDVRCILVDLGSSTDLLQASIISHMGRDLSGLENPGRILSEFNGAVTTSLGDIVLPVQAGLITLNVQFSVV encoded by the coding sequence ATGGAGACATGCAGGAGTCTCCATTATTTGGTGGAAAAGCTCATAAAGGAGGGACATTTGAAGCAATACCTCCGCTCAGATGCCAGAGTTAGAGACACCCCTCGAAATTGCGACTCCGAGACCCCCAGGATCCTAATCGCCCCCAAAGCCATTATAAACTATATCCACGGAGGACCACTGGATGAGGAGTACGACTCCAAACGAAAAAGACAGAGATTGTTGCGTGCAGCATCAGTGCGTGAGCGCGTCAACTCCATACGGCCTGGGATAACTGGTAGGGGCCCCCGACCCATAGATGGGACAATCATTTTCCCCCTGGTAGACCCCACACGAATATTACAACCACACCGCGACGCCTTCATCCTATCCCTGAGGATGACAGACTTTGACGTAAGATGCATCCTAGTCGACCTAGGCAGCTCGACCGATCTTTTACAAGCATCGATAATTAGTCATATGGGACGCGATCTATCCGGCCTTGAAAACCCTGGGCGAATCTTGTCCGAATTCAACGGAGCGGTGACTACCTCCTTGGGAGACATTGTGCTGCCGGTCCAAGCAGGCCTAATCACTCTCAACGTACAGTTTTCGGTGGTATAA